One Budorcas taxicolor isolate Tak-1 chromosome 13, Takin1.1, whole genome shotgun sequence DNA window includes the following coding sequences:
- the LOC128058273 gene encoding prostaglandin E synthase 3-like, with amino-acid sequence MQPASAKWYDRRDYVFIEFCVEDSKDVNVNFEKSKLTFSCLGGSDNFKHLNEIDLFHCIDPNDSKHKRTDRSILCCLRKGESGQSWPRLTKERAKLNWLSVDLNNWKDWEDDSDEDMSNFDRFSEMMNNMGGDEDVDLPEVDGADDDSQDSDDEKMPDLE; translated from the coding sequence ATGCAACCTGCTTCTGCAAAGTGGTACGATCGGAGGGACTATGTCTTCATTGAGTTTTGTGTTGAAGACAGTAAAGATGTTaatgtaaattttgaaaaatcaaaacttACATTCAGTTGTCTTGGAGGAAGtgataattttaaacatttaaatgaaattgatctttttcactgtattgatcCAAATGATTCCAAGCATAAAAGAACGGACAGATCAATTTTATGTTGTTTACGAAAAGGAGAATCTGGCCAGTCATGGCCAAGGTTAACGAAAGAAAGGGCAAAGCTTAATTGGCTTAGTGTGGACTTGAATAATTGGAAAGACTGGGAAGATGATTCTGACGAGGACATGTCTAATTTTGATCGTTTCTCTGAGATGATGAACAACATGGGTGGTGATGAGGATGTAGATTTACCAGAAGTAGATGGAGCAGATGATGATTCACAAGACAGTGATGATGAAAAAATGCCAGATCTGGAGTAA